A single genomic interval of Helianthus annuus cultivar XRQ/B chromosome 6, HanXRQr2.0-SUNRISE, whole genome shotgun sequence harbors:
- the LOC110865792 gene encoding protein CLT1, chloroplastic isoform X1 yields the protein MAASTHRILSSSSSNFPRQSIRNRRLLSSESQFLPYPTANQPKPQPILLRQWTRQRKLSSTICWYALHDNKEEEDEEQEEQVAEIVNYDCQRRRRAEVAVAAVATMGLGVGNRVLYKLALVPLKQYPFFLAQLATFGYVVVYFCILHFRHRAGIVTDEMLSIPKAPLLAVGLVEAISAACGMAAGAVLSGAAIPILSQSFLVWQIILSYLFLGRRYKFNQLLGCFLVAVGVVVTVASGSSAGSLMEAGLFWSLLMIVSFLFQAADTILKEVIFLDAAKKLKGGSVDLFVINSYGSAFQVVFYICFGQAIFICLLLPFLSRLWGIPFRQLPNYLSDGAACFLNMGTISSGCEGAPLLPVLFCMVNMGYNISLLHLIKISSGVVSSLASTVSVPISVFVFTLPLPYLGVASSLPSGFIAGAVVLVMGMLIYAWTPSTSTPPPIPSPVTTSSL from the exons atggcGGCCTCCACTCACCGAATCTTGTCTTCCTCCTCCTCCAATTTTCCCAGACAAAGCATTCGAAACCGGCGTCTTCTATCCTCTGAATCCCAATTCCTCCCCTATCCAACAGCAAATCAACCAAAACCACAACCTATCCTTCTCCGGCAGTGGACGCGTCAAAGGAAATTGAGCAGTACCATTTGCTGGTACGCCTTACATGATAATAAAGAGGAGGAGGATGAAGAACAGGAGGAGCAGGTGGCGGAAATTGTAAATTATGATTGCCAGCGGCGGCGGAGGGCGGAGGTTGCGGTTGCAGCGGTGGCTACCATGGGGCTGGGAGTAGGGAATCGGGTGCTCTATAAGCTAGCCTTGGTTCCTTTGAAGCAATATCCATTCTTTTTGGCTCAGCTCGCTACTTTCGG ATATGTGGTTGTGTATTTCTGCATATTACATTTCCGCCACAGGGCTGGCATTGTTACCGATGAAATGCTTTCCATCCCCAAAGCTCCACTTCTTGCTGTTGGTCTGGTCGAAGCTATCAGTGCTGCTTGTGGAATGGCGGCTGGAG CCGTTCTTTCAGGAGCAGCTATTCCAATTTTGTCACAG AGCTTTCTAGTTTGGCAAATCATATTGTCATATCTTTTTCTTGGAAGGAGATATAAATTCAACCAGTTACTTGGCTGCTTCCTTGTTGCCGTTGGTGTGGTTGTTACTGTTGCCAG TGGGTCTAGTGCCGGTTCATTGATGGAGGCTGGTTTATTTTGGAGTCTCCTAATGATCGTGTCCTTTCTGTTTCAAGCCGCCGACACCATATTGAag GAAGTCATTTTTCTGGATGCTGCAAAGAAGTtaaag GGAGGCTCGGTGGATCTGTTTGTTATAAATTCGTATGGATCTGCATTTCAGGTAG TGTTTTATATATGTTTTGGGCAGGCGATTTTTATATGCCTTCTTCTACCATTCTTGTCGAGGTTATGGGGCATTCCCTTTCGTCAACTGCCAAACTATCTTTCAGATGGTGCAGCTTGCTTTTTGAACATGGGCACTATATCAAGTG GATGTGAGGGAGCTCCCCTGCTACCAGTATTGTTTTGTATGGTGAATATGGGTTACAACATATCGTTGTTGCATCTCATAAAAATCTCATCTGGGGTTGTATCTTCCCTTGCCTCCACAGTTTCAG TTCCAATATCTGTATTTGTGTTCACACTTCCATTACCATACTTGGGGGTGGCATCCTCCCTTCCATCAGGGTTCATAGCAGGTGCAGTTGTGCTTGTCATGGGGATGTTGATATATGCCTGGACACCATCCACTTCTACTCCACCTCCCATTCCATCACCTGTCACCACCTCTTCACTGTGA
- the LOC110865792 gene encoding protein CLT1, chloroplastic isoform X2 produces the protein MAASTHRILSSSSSNFPRQSIRNRRLLSSESQFLPYPTANQPKPQPILLRQWTRQRKLSSTICWYALHDNKEEEDEEQEEQVAEIVNYDCQRRRRAEVAVAAVATMGLGVGNRVLYKLALVPLKQYPFFLAQLATFGYVVVYFCILHFRHRAGIVTDEMLSIPKAPLLAVGLVEAISAACGMAAGAVLSGAAIPILSQSFLVWQIILSYLFLGRRYKFNQLLGCFLVAVGVVVTVASGSSAGSLMEAGLFWSLLMIVSFLFQAADTILKEVIFLDAAKKLKGGSVDLFVINSYGSAFQAIFICLLLPFLSRLWGIPFRQLPNYLSDGAACFLNMGTISSGCEGAPLLPVLFCMVNMGYNISLLHLIKISSGVVSSLASTVSVPISVFVFTLPLPYLGVASSLPSGFIAGAVVLVMGMLIYAWTPSTSTPPPIPSPVTTSSL, from the exons atggcGGCCTCCACTCACCGAATCTTGTCTTCCTCCTCCTCCAATTTTCCCAGACAAAGCATTCGAAACCGGCGTCTTCTATCCTCTGAATCCCAATTCCTCCCCTATCCAACAGCAAATCAACCAAAACCACAACCTATCCTTCTCCGGCAGTGGACGCGTCAAAGGAAATTGAGCAGTACCATTTGCTGGTACGCCTTACATGATAATAAAGAGGAGGAGGATGAAGAACAGGAGGAGCAGGTGGCGGAAATTGTAAATTATGATTGCCAGCGGCGGCGGAGGGCGGAGGTTGCGGTTGCAGCGGTGGCTACCATGGGGCTGGGAGTAGGGAATCGGGTGCTCTATAAGCTAGCCTTGGTTCCTTTGAAGCAATATCCATTCTTTTTGGCTCAGCTCGCTACTTTCGG ATATGTGGTTGTGTATTTCTGCATATTACATTTCCGCCACAGGGCTGGCATTGTTACCGATGAAATGCTTTCCATCCCCAAAGCTCCACTTCTTGCTGTTGGTCTGGTCGAAGCTATCAGTGCTGCTTGTGGAATGGCGGCTGGAG CCGTTCTTTCAGGAGCAGCTATTCCAATTTTGTCACAG AGCTTTCTAGTTTGGCAAATCATATTGTCATATCTTTTTCTTGGAAGGAGATATAAATTCAACCAGTTACTTGGCTGCTTCCTTGTTGCCGTTGGTGTGGTTGTTACTGTTGCCAG TGGGTCTAGTGCCGGTTCATTGATGGAGGCTGGTTTATTTTGGAGTCTCCTAATGATCGTGTCCTTTCTGTTTCAAGCCGCCGACACCATATTGAag GAAGTCATTTTTCTGGATGCTGCAAAGAAGTtaaag GGAGGCTCGGTGGATCTGTTTGTTATAAATTCGTATGGATCTGCATTTCAG GCGATTTTTATATGCCTTCTTCTACCATTCTTGTCGAGGTTATGGGGCATTCCCTTTCGTCAACTGCCAAACTATCTTTCAGATGGTGCAGCTTGCTTTTTGAACATGGGCACTATATCAAGTG GATGTGAGGGAGCTCCCCTGCTACCAGTATTGTTTTGTATGGTGAATATGGGTTACAACATATCGTTGTTGCATCTCATAAAAATCTCATCTGGGGTTGTATCTTCCCTTGCCTCCACAGTTTCAG TTCCAATATCTGTATTTGTGTTCACACTTCCATTACCATACTTGGGGGTGGCATCCTCCCTTCCATCAGGGTTCATAGCAGGTGCAGTTGTGCTTGTCATGGGGATGTTGATATATGCCTGGACACCATCCACTTCTACTCCACCTCCCATTCCATCACCTGTCACCACCTCTTCACTGTGA
- the LOC110865792 gene encoding protein CLT1, chloroplastic isoform X3, translating into MAASTHRILSSSSSNFPRQSIRNRRLLSSESQFLPYPTANQPKPQPILLRQWTRQRKLSSTICWYALHDNKEEEDEEQEEQVAEIVNYDCQRRRRAEVAVAAVATMGLGVGNRVLYKLALVPLKQYPFFLAQLATFGAGIVTDEMLSIPKAPLLAVGLVEAISAACGMAAGAVLSGAAIPILSQSFLVWQIILSYLFLGRRYKFNQLLGCFLVAVGVVVTVASGSSAGSLMEAGLFWSLLMIVSFLFQAADTILKEVIFLDAAKKLKGGSVDLFVINSYGSAFQVVFYICFGQAIFICLLLPFLSRLWGIPFRQLPNYLSDGAACFLNMGTISSGCEGAPLLPVLFCMVNMGYNISLLHLIKISSGVVSSLASTVSVPISVFVFTLPLPYLGVASSLPSGFIAGAVVLVMGMLIYAWTPSTSTPPPIPSPVTTSSL; encoded by the exons atggcGGCCTCCACTCACCGAATCTTGTCTTCCTCCTCCTCCAATTTTCCCAGACAAAGCATTCGAAACCGGCGTCTTCTATCCTCTGAATCCCAATTCCTCCCCTATCCAACAGCAAATCAACCAAAACCACAACCTATCCTTCTCCGGCAGTGGACGCGTCAAAGGAAATTGAGCAGTACCATTTGCTGGTACGCCTTACATGATAATAAAGAGGAGGAGGATGAAGAACAGGAGGAGCAGGTGGCGGAAATTGTAAATTATGATTGCCAGCGGCGGCGGAGGGCGGAGGTTGCGGTTGCAGCGGTGGCTACCATGGGGCTGGGAGTAGGGAATCGGGTGCTCTATAAGCTAGCCTTGGTTCCTTTGAAGCAATATCCATTCTTTTTGGCTCAGCTCGCTACTTTCGG GGCTGGCATTGTTACCGATGAAATGCTTTCCATCCCCAAAGCTCCACTTCTTGCTGTTGGTCTGGTCGAAGCTATCAGTGCTGCTTGTGGAATGGCGGCTGGAG CCGTTCTTTCAGGAGCAGCTATTCCAATTTTGTCACAG AGCTTTCTAGTTTGGCAAATCATATTGTCATATCTTTTTCTTGGAAGGAGATATAAATTCAACCAGTTACTTGGCTGCTTCCTTGTTGCCGTTGGTGTGGTTGTTACTGTTGCCAG TGGGTCTAGTGCCGGTTCATTGATGGAGGCTGGTTTATTTTGGAGTCTCCTAATGATCGTGTCCTTTCTGTTTCAAGCCGCCGACACCATATTGAag GAAGTCATTTTTCTGGATGCTGCAAAGAAGTtaaag GGAGGCTCGGTGGATCTGTTTGTTATAAATTCGTATGGATCTGCATTTCAGGTAG TGTTTTATATATGTTTTGGGCAGGCGATTTTTATATGCCTTCTTCTACCATTCTTGTCGAGGTTATGGGGCATTCCCTTTCGTCAACTGCCAAACTATCTTTCAGATGGTGCAGCTTGCTTTTTGAACATGGGCACTATATCAAGTG GATGTGAGGGAGCTCCCCTGCTACCAGTATTGTTTTGTATGGTGAATATGGGTTACAACATATCGTTGTTGCATCTCATAAAAATCTCATCTGGGGTTGTATCTTCCCTTGCCTCCACAGTTTCAG TTCCAATATCTGTATTTGTGTTCACACTTCCATTACCATACTTGGGGGTGGCATCCTCCCTTCCATCAGGGTTCATAGCAGGTGCAGTTGTGCTTGTCATGGGGATGTTGATATATGCCTGGACACCATCCACTTCTACTCCACCTCCCATTCCATCACCTGTCACCACCTCTTCACTGTGA